Proteins encoded together in one Temnothorax longispinosus isolate EJ_2023e chromosome 5, Tlon_JGU_v1, whole genome shotgun sequence window:
- the LOC139813132 gene encoding ubiquinone biosynthesis protein COQ9, mitochondrial-like isoform X2 yields the protein MAMINSFRSARSRLAVAGFRCLWTSRALLVDQSENDNRNAEPQQSGHEENDEEYEKNIKTKILSASLKFVPDMGWSKQAISAGAESVGYPGVIHGLFPNGSAALVLYFYSMCNRELNQILEKEAMVIETDSSSPRKTPEQQVRDAVETRLRMVIPYKKSWPQAMAIMTLPPNVPTALANLLTLVDDICYYAGDRSVDINWYIRRMILATIYKSTELYMLQDRSEDHKETWLFLERRIQDTLQVQMMLSSSNKPDEALNRVTETATAVFITARNILGLN from the exons GTTTTAGATGTTTATGGACTTCCAGGGCTTTGCTAGTCGATCAATCTGAAAATGATAATAGAAATGCAGAACCGCAACAATCTGGTCACGAAGAGAACGACGAAGAGTATGAGAAAAACATTAAGACAAAAATACTTAGtgcttctttaaaatttgttccTGACATGGGATGGAGCAAACAAGCTATCAGTGCTG GTGCTGAGTCGGTTGGATATCCAGGCGTAATACACGGACTTTTTCCAAATGGTAGCGCGGCATTAgtgctatatttttattctatgtgTAATCGGGAATTAAATCAAATCCTGGAGAAAGAAGCAATGGTCATCGAAACAGATTCCTCGAGTCCACGGAAGACGCCAGAGCAACAAGTTCGTGACGCCGTGGAAACACGGTTGAGAATGGTGATCCCCTACAAAAAAAGCTGGCCGCAGGCAATGGCTATTATGACCCTACCACCGAACGTACCGACCGCTTTGgcaaatttattaactttagtcgatgatatttgttattatgCTGGCGATAGGTCTGTTGAT ATTAACTGGTATATCAGGAGAATGATACTGGCGACTATTTACAAATCCACTGAATTGTACATGCTGCAAGATAGAAGTGAAGACCACAAAGAAACTTGGCTGTTCTTAGAGAGACGAATACAGGATACTTTACAAGTACAAATGATGCTTTCCAGCTCAAACAAGCCAGATGAAGCTCTAAACCGTGTTACGGAGACTGCTACTGCTGTTTTTATAACG GCCCGTAATATACTTGGattaaattaa
- the LOC139813135 gene encoding uncharacterized protein isoform X1, translated as MTDRSRDPESTASTAAEQAGARRKSRRGNTSGKLATLLRRCEGSRRQEYKREDPTSDTRSTEHRFKGPSSSKLSFLDFVCNVKKHLLLKNLCKSKKRSKETETTSPCSGSKQNNVISVIESLNSCQKQDVSTDEQALLSDRRLLYEARLGDVLENSHYSIEGNIANISTQYGSSGTNLHTVPTRQQAKLISDIATVNDATVMQPTYSNTMVAVSNAIAQVPGSVNETLNNEHKVKASLAKELLNLSKYGWYWGPISGDEADAKLISEPDGAFLVRDSSDDRYVLTLSFKSSGKMLHARMEHSGGLFSLCNQSTENEGFNSVAALINHSMNFSQSAVICYSRPKYPGYPSFPVRLTKPVSRFTQVRSLQYLCRFVIRQYIRLDNIHKLPLPKTIKGYIQEAHY; from the exons ATGACAGATCGGAGCAGAGACCCGGAGTCGACCGCGAGCACCGCTGCCGAGCAAGCGGGCGCGCGACGGAAATCCAGGCGTGGAAACACGAGCGGGAAACTCGCGACGCTTCTTCGGCGATGCGAGGGCAGTCGGCGTCAGGAGTACAAGAGGGAGGATCCGACGAGCGACACCAGGTCGACGGAGCACAGATTCAAGGGTCCGTCAAGCAGCAAGCTGTCATTCCTCGATTTCGTGTGCAATGTCAAGAAGCACCTGCTACTGAAGAATCTGTGCAAATCCAAGAAAAGG AGCAAAGAGACAGAAACGACGAGCCCTTGCTCTGGCTCAAAGCAGAACAATGTTATCTCTGTCATTGAATCTCTCAATTCATGTCAGAAGCAAGACGTGTCAACTGACGAGCAGGCCTTGTTGTCGGATAGAAGACTTTTGTATGAAGCCAGATTAGGTGACGTACTTGAAAATTCCCACTACAGTATTGAAGGAAATATAGCTAACATTAGCACGCAATATGGTTCATCTGGCACAAATCTTCATACAGTTCCTACGAGACAGCAAGCTAAATTGATAAGCGACATTGCGACTGTCAACGATGCAACGGTAATGCAACCTACCTATTCTAATACAATGGTGGCAGTTTCTAATGCAATAGCACAAGTCCCTGGCAGTGTAAACGAAACGTTAAATAACGAACATAAAGTCAAAGCAAGTCTCGCAAAAGAACTGCTTAATCTAAGTAAATATGGATGGTATTGGGGTCCCATATCAGGAGACGAAGCTGATGCCAAACTCATATCTGAACCAGATGGTGCGTTTCTGGTTCGGGATTCGTCAGACGACAG GTACGTCCTAACACTCAGCTTCAAATCATCTGGAAAGATGCTGCATGCGCGTATGGAGCACAGCGGCGGCCTATTTTCTCTCTGCAATCAAAGCACCGAGAACGAAGGCTTTAATTCGGTGGCTGCTTTAATAAATCACTCCATGAACTTCAGCCAGTCCGCTGTAATATGTTACTCGAGGCCAAAATATCCGGGATATCCGTCGTTCCCGGTCAGATTAACGAAACCAGTGAGCAGATTCACTCAAGTAAGGAGTCTGCAATATCTTTGTCGTTTTGTCATTCGTCAGTATATTAGATTAGATAATATACACAAGTTGCCTTTGCCAAAAACTATCAAGGGATATATTCAAGAAGctcattattaa
- the LOC139813135 gene encoding uncharacterized protein isoform X2 translates to MTDRSRDPESTASTAAEQAGARRKSRRGNTSGKLATLLRRCEGSRRQEYKREDPTSDTRSTEHRFKGPSSSKLSFLDFVCNVKKHLLLKNLCKSKKRSKETETTSPCSGSKQNNVISVIESLNSCQKQDVSTDEQALLSDRRLLYEARLVPTRQQAKLISDIATVNDATVMQPTYSNTMVAVSNAIAQVPGSVNETLNNEHKVKASLAKELLNLSKYGWYWGPISGDEADAKLISEPDGAFLVRDSSDDRYVLTLSFKSSGKMLHARMEHSGGLFSLCNQSTENEGFNSVAALINHSMNFSQSAVICYSRPKYPGYPSFPVRLTKPVSRFTQVRSLQYLCRFVIRQYIRLDNIHKLPLPKTIKGYIQEAHY, encoded by the exons ATGACAGATCGGAGCAGAGACCCGGAGTCGACCGCGAGCACCGCTGCCGAGCAAGCGGGCGCGCGACGGAAATCCAGGCGTGGAAACACGAGCGGGAAACTCGCGACGCTTCTTCGGCGATGCGAGGGCAGTCGGCGTCAGGAGTACAAGAGGGAGGATCCGACGAGCGACACCAGGTCGACGGAGCACAGATTCAAGGGTCCGTCAAGCAGCAAGCTGTCATTCCTCGATTTCGTGTGCAATGTCAAGAAGCACCTGCTACTGAAGAATCTGTGCAAATCCAAGAAAAGG AGCAAAGAGACAGAAACGACGAGCCCTTGCTCTGGCTCAAAGCAGAACAATGTTATCTCTGTCATTGAATCTCTCAATTCATGTCAGAAGCAAGACGTGTCAACTGACGAGCAGGCCTTGTTGTCGGATAGAAGACTTTTGTATGAAGCCAGATTAG TTCCTACGAGACAGCAAGCTAAATTGATAAGCGACATTGCGACTGTCAACGATGCAACGGTAATGCAACCTACCTATTCTAATACAATGGTGGCAGTTTCTAATGCAATAGCACAAGTCCCTGGCAGTGTAAACGAAACGTTAAATAACGAACATAAAGTCAAAGCAAGTCTCGCAAAAGAACTGCTTAATCTAAGTAAATATGGATGGTATTGGGGTCCCATATCAGGAGACGAAGCTGATGCCAAACTCATATCTGAACCAGATGGTGCGTTTCTGGTTCGGGATTCGTCAGACGACAG GTACGTCCTAACACTCAGCTTCAAATCATCTGGAAAGATGCTGCATGCGCGTATGGAGCACAGCGGCGGCCTATTTTCTCTCTGCAATCAAAGCACCGAGAACGAAGGCTTTAATTCGGTGGCTGCTTTAATAAATCACTCCATGAACTTCAGCCAGTCCGCTGTAATATGTTACTCGAGGCCAAAATATCCGGGATATCCGTCGTTCCCGGTCAGATTAACGAAACCAGTGAGCAGATTCACTCAAGTAAGGAGTCTGCAATATCTTTGTCGTTTTGTCATTCGTCAGTATATTAGATTAGATAATATACACAAGTTGCCTTTGCCAAAAACTATCAAGGGATATATTCAAGAAGctcattattaa